In Vitis vinifera cultivar Pinot Noir 40024 chromosome 17, ASM3070453v1, one genomic interval encodes:
- the LOC100253625 gene encoding protein DEHYDRATION-INDUCED 19 homolog 5 isoform X1, which produces MRNYPDKVGNHEFEQHEELLIQHCKHLERIPKDILDVFMSIEDLQAMVIEIMEEKPELASMSAGFPILRIQDEEGDDDARAYFPCPFCYVDIEIPVLCSHLQEEHCFDLKNAVCPLCAANLGKDVIGHFTLQHAHSLKRRRKSQKSGAWTNSPLRELSSFLGSRGNSYESAPDPLLSPFLCSISVSDGNQQDKCSSDNASFASDMKSTVPSTPSEGQEQDYEERQQRAIFVQQLIGSTIF; this is translated from the exons ATGAGAAATTACCCTGACAAGGTGGGCAACCATGAGTTTGAACAACATGAAGAGCTGCTGATTCAACATTGTAAACATCTTGAAAGGATACCTAAGGATATCTTGGATGTATTCATGTCTATAGAGGACCTTCAGGCAATGGTGATTGAAATAATGGAGGAGAAACCAGAGCTTGCATCCATGTCGGCTGGTTTTCCAATACTTAGGATTCAGGATGAGG AAGGAGATGATGACGCAAGAGCTTATTTCCCATGCCCCTTCTGTTATGTGGACATTGAAATTCCAGTGCTCTGTAGCCATCTGCAGGAGGAGCACTGCTTTGACTTAAAAAATGCG GTTTGTCCCTTGTGTGCGGCAAATCTAGGAAAGGATGTGATTGGACATTTCACATTGCAGCATGCCCATTCATTAAAG CGGAGGAGAAAGTCTCAAAAATCTGGTGCCTGGACAAATAGCCCCCTTAGAGAATTGAGCTCATTTCTGGGCTCTAGGGGAAACTCATATGAATCTGCACCTGATCCACTCCTTTCACCGTTTCTCTGCAGTATATCTGTTTCAGATGGCAACCAGCAAGATAAATGCTCTAGTGATAATGCCTCATTTGCTTCTGATATGAAAAG CACTGTGCCATCAACACCGAGTGAAGGCCAAGAACAAGATTATGAAGAGAGACAGCAGAGAGCCATTTTTGTTCAACAGTTGATTGGGTCAACCATTTTCTAG
- the LOC100253625 gene encoding protein DEHYDRATION-INDUCED 19 homolog 5 isoform X2 has protein sequence MDDFWASRVHSAKHLTAVQAARLNSEGDDDARAYFPCPFCYVDIEIPVLCSHLQEEHCFDLKNAVCPLCAANLGKDVIGHFTLQHAHSLKRRRKSQKSGAWTNSPLRELSSFLGSRGNSYESAPDPLLSPFLCSISVSDGNQQDKCSSDNASFASDMKSTVPSTPSEGQEQDYEERQQRAIFVQQLIGSTIF, from the exons ATGGACGACTTCTGGGCTTCAAGGGTTCACTCGGCCAAGCACCTCACTGCTGTCCAAGCTGCTCGCCTCAACTCTG AAGGAGATGATGACGCAAGAGCTTATTTCCCATGCCCCTTCTGTTATGTGGACATTGAAATTCCAGTGCTCTGTAGCCATCTGCAGGAGGAGCACTGCTTTGACTTAAAAAATGCG GTTTGTCCCTTGTGTGCGGCAAATCTAGGAAAGGATGTGATTGGACATTTCACATTGCAGCATGCCCATTCATTAAAG CGGAGGAGAAAGTCTCAAAAATCTGGTGCCTGGACAAATAGCCCCCTTAGAGAATTGAGCTCATTTCTGGGCTCTAGGGGAAACTCATATGAATCTGCACCTGATCCACTCCTTTCACCGTTTCTCTGCAGTATATCTGTTTCAGATGGCAACCAGCAAGATAAATGCTCTAGTGATAATGCCTCATTTGCTTCTGATATGAAAAG CACTGTGCCATCAACACCGAGTGAAGGCCAAGAACAAGATTATGAAGAGAGACAGCAGAGAGCCATTTTTGTTCAACAGTTGATTGGGTCAACCATTTTCTAG